One Hyla sarda isolate aHylSar1 chromosome 11, aHylSar1.hap1, whole genome shotgun sequence genomic window carries:
- the ERH gene encoding enhancer of rudimentary homolog, whose translation MSHTILLVQPTKRPEGRTYADYESVNECMEGVCKMYEEHLKRMNPNSPSITYDISQLFDFIDDLADLSCLVYRADTQTYQPYNKDWIKEKIYVLLRRQAQQAGK comes from the exons TCTCACACAATCCTGCTGGTCCAGCCTACAAAGAGGCCTGAAGGAAGAACATATGCAGACTACGAATCTGTCAATGAATGCATGGAAG GGGTGTGTAAGATGTATGAAGAACATTTAAAGAGAATGAATCCAAACAGCCCATCCATCACATATGATATCAGTCAGCTCTTTGACTTCATTGATGACCTAGCAGACCTTAGCTGTTTGGT GTATCGGGCAGACACTCAGACTTATCAGCCCTACAACAAAGATTGGATCAAAGAGAAGATTTATGTCCTCCTTCGTCGGCAGGCTCAGCAAGCGGGAAAATAA